In the genome of Brachypodium distachyon strain Bd21 chromosome 3, Brachypodium_distachyon_v3.0, whole genome shotgun sequence, the window GCTGTAGCCTCGCTCCCAGTCGTCCACCAGCACGTACAGACGCTTCTGCTGcttccgccgcttcacggcgcGCGTGCCGTCGTCggagcgcccgcgcttggcCATCAGTTTAGCCTGGATTCAGGGATCGTTCGCACGTATGTCTGCACGGAGCTTAGCTAGCGCAGGATTACTGATCAACACGACTACACGAGAGGGTTAGCTTGTCGTGGTTCCCTTAAATCGATCGACGGGGACGCGGCCCAGAAGGCCAGAATCCGATCCGGACTCCGTAAcgcattttctttctttccccaCTCGTGCTACGGCCGGAGTCGGTTGGATTTGCGTGGTGCACGGATTATAGGTGGTCAATGCACAAAATGAAGTCCAGGACACGTCCGCAGCGGGGCCcaccgccatggccatggccgctctcgcgcgccgctcgcgcctcctgctcctccccctcctctgtCGCGCCCTCCGCCCGAACCCTAAACccctctcctccaccgccgctccGACCACCGACCCACGAGAGGGCGACCTCCTCCCGTGGCGGCTCCTGCGGCTGCGCTCGCCGCGCGGgtccgccgtggccgccgccatcgagaGATGGGCCCAGGAGCGCGGCCACGTCTCGCGGCCGgacctccgccgcgccgtctcccAGCTCCGGCGCGCGCGCCGCTACGACCACGCCCTCGAGGTGAGCGTTTCCTTCAGCTAGCAGTGTGCTCGATGCTCTGTTTTTAGTTTAGGCTGTTCGCCTATCTACTTGCCAAAAATCCTTGTATTTACTGAATCAATGCCGCCATTCCTCAGTCGACATCTTATTACGAAGGAGCACTACAAACTGTTTCACCTTTGTTTTCTTGCTGTTATTAACTGGCATCAAGTATTGGGGTGGGATTGCTGCAAAAGAAGAACTAATTAATCCGTTCTATTTAGACAGTTCACACCCTTTGTAACTGTTTGATTGCAAAAGGAGAACTgatcattcaaatttcaaactctTCGTAATGTTCGGTCAAAACTCTCAAGTTTAAATTATGACGCTTTCACCGGTTGGCTGCTCATGATTGCTTTAATCTCTTTTAGTCTAGAGTTATAAATTACAATTGGTACAGACTAAACGAAATTATTGTGATGCAGATTTTATCATGGATGGATTCACGAAAAGATCTTAACCTATCACCATTGGATCATGCAGCAAGACTAGACTTGATTGCGAAAGTGCATGGTACCTGTCATGCTGAAGAATACTACAAGAAACTACGGAACGCTGCTTGTAGGGAAGCTGCATCATTCCCTCTCCTCCATTGCTATGTTGCTGAAAGAAATGTTCAGAAAGCTGAGAGCTTTATGGCTAGTCTGCAGAGCATTGGGCTGCCTGTCGATCCTCACTCGTTCAATGAAATGTTGAAGCTCTATGTTGCAACATGTCAGTTTGAGAAGGCACTTGCTGTAATTGATCTCATGAAACGGAGCAACATTCCCAGAAATGTCCTCTCATATAACCTTTGGATGAACGCATGTTCTGTCTTGGGTGTTGCGTCAGTACAATCAGTATTCAAGGAGATGGTTAATGATGGTACGGTTGAGGTTGGTTGGAGCACATTCTGCACATTGGCCAACATCTTCATTAAACATGGACTAAATAGTAAAGCCCTGGCCTGCCTTAGGACAGCCGAAACAAAATTATCACCAAGACAACGGTTAGGATACTCTTTTGTAATGACATGTTATGCGAGGCTGGATGACAGCGACGGGGTTATGAGACTGTGGGAGGCTAGTAAAAGTGTCCCTGGTAGAATCCCTTCTGCAAACTACATGAGCACTATCATATGTTCGATAAAGGTTGGCGACATTGCCCAGGCTGAGTGGATATTTGGAAGCTGGGAAGCAGAGTGCGGGAGGAAAAATGATGTGCGGGTTTCGAATGTTCTTCTAGGTGCTTATGTGAGGAATGGGTGGATCGAAAAGGCTGAgaggctccatctccacaTGCTAGAGAAAGGTGCACACCCAAACTACAAAACATGGGAGATATTGCTGGAGGGATTTGTTCAGAGTAGGCAGATGGACAAAGCTGTCAATGCCATTAAGAAAGCTTTATCTTTGTCGAAGAGCTGCCATTGGCGACCTCCACTTGAACTGGTGGAGGCCATCGCAACATTCTTTGAAGAGCATGGCAATGTGGACGATGCAAATAGATACATTAAGGTTCTTCAAAAGTTTAACCTGACAAGCTTGCCCCTGTACAAGTCTGTGCTTCGAGCATACATTAAAGCTGATGCTGTGCCACCAAATATTTCGGAGATGATAGCCAGAGATCAGATAATTATGGACGAGGAAATGGACCGCTTGATCATACGTGCCAACAAGCTAGATATCACAGGCAGCGGATAATCATGAACGCAACAGCTTTTAGCCAATCACATGATAAACAACATTTTTCAGCTGACTATCGTTGCCAGTTGCAGCTGCAAAATGCAAAGTGGCACAAATTTCCCTTTGTGGAAGAGTCTGAGAAGCTTGGGGGGCTTCATATTTTTGGCAAAGCTGAATGCTGGTGATGCACTGATGTTGATGTATTCACTCCCTTTTAGATTCACTGTTTTCAATTAGTATAGTTATTTGTTGTCTTCAGTGCCTCCTCTGTAATTCAATGAAATTCATGGTTAATAGCAGCTCAGATACCCACGATTGACAGTGCTAAGAACTGACTTGCTTGAAAATTTTGTGCAACTCCAATTTGCTGAATCAATTTTTTCAATAAAATGCCAAACATGTAAAGCACTGTGCTTTTATACATCCAATGTAAATATCAGACACGGAGTCATCCTTAGGAATCACACTACACATTTTACAATTTCACAAGCATTACACAGTTGGAAAAGTCTTTTTACAATTCCACAAGCATTACACATTTCAAAAAGCATTATACAATTTGACAATCGTTACATAGTTGGAAAAGCCACACTCGGTTCTGCTgacgccatggccatggagaCGACGTTCAATTTTGGTCATGTCGATCCGTAATTCTTTGGTGCAATACAGCCTTCTTTAGGAAAAATCATGCATACCTCAGCAAGATGAGTACAACATCAGGAATGCTCCCCCCTTTACGATTGGCACACTAGTCAAGTACAGTGCCAGGCATACCTGCAAATCCCAAAGAAAAGACAATTATGCTCACAATGGCTAATAAATTGAAGCAAGCAAGCTAAAACAGGATGTTCAAGCCTTGACAACTACAAGTCTTGGAAGCAAACCGATTCGTGTTGTGCCTAGTTTTTTTCCGCGAGCTAATCCTGCTACAATCTTCACTAATAAGCATGTAAATGAATCAGTTGAGAAGGAGTAAATGGAGATTTCATTGCCAAATGTAGAATTGAGAAGATATTGCTTCCTTCAAATTTTCTTTGGCTGAActcaagcagcagcaacacaaGCAGATTATACAGATCAATAACCTTCCGGAATATGCAAAGCCATCAGTCCTAACTCCTAAATGGTCTGGTATTTTTCTCTGGAGTAAAGTACACAGTAATCAACTGGCTATAACCCAATGACAAGAGCTCAATAGTTTAATATACTAAATTGCTAAGCAAATTGGCTAGTAGGATACACCCATCAATATAGCCTTCTAAATATTTGCAGCAAAGGATGTATACTTGCAGTGAGAACTCTTGAACGTCTTTGAAGAAGTAAATAGCCAAAACCAAGCCTTGAAGAAGAGTAAGTATTTTTGAATGGTGCAGAAGAGCAAGTTAATAAGCACCAGCAGGAGGTCACGACAGACATACTCTTTCTGATTGGCATTgcatcatgaaaaaaaacatgtccaGGATGAAAGTAAATTGTTGGGACTTGCACGATTTGTAATTGGCACAGGTGAACATATATAGCAGTatgaatttgaaatatttttaaCTCCAATTAACCCAGGGTAGGAAAAAATTGCAGGAATACCCACTTGAAATTAATAGGCCAGGCCAGCACCAGGCAGAAAATAGATATTGGAACTGACGAGCACATAATAGAAACACTTACCCCCCGAAAAAAACTAACAGCTATATATTTTTCAATCAAGTGGTGGTATCGACAagcttctactccctccgtccaacaaaggatgtctcaactttgactaaatttgaatgcatctataaactaagtcatgtctagatacatctaatttttgaaaaacttgagacatcttttgttggacggagggagtattatggaTACTAAAAACACTTTACAGAATAATGACTGAGATCTGAATGGAGATTGCAGCCAGAAATCTGATTTGTGATTACTGAAGAAATGGAGCTAAAAAGATGGTATTATAATATCATACGATACACTTTTTCTTAGTGTGCAAAAGCAATGTTGTGTTCCTTTCATATTGTGAGAGTAATTAAAAGAGCAGCCTTCGAGAATATCCATGTGAATATGGATGTGGTATTTTCTATTATAGTAATATTATATAAATGTACATTTCTGAGGGCTTACATGTACCATCACCCAAGACCAATATCCAGGTATAGGTTTTATACAAATTGATGACAAAAGAGCAACAGATCCACAATTTTTGCCTCACAAAACATCATTGATGGTGTTAATGTTAGCATCCATATGGAAGAGTTCTTGCTTTGAGTTTTCAAGGTGATATTTCCTATTGGATTAATGACGCATAGAAAGCTAATATAATAAATAGAAAACACTAGTTTgacaagaaaaacagaaaaaacacTACGTCCAAATTACATCCAACGAAATGGAATCTGAGTGAGACGAACATAATAACCTAATAGGTCACCATCTTGCCCGCTTGCTCATTTCTCACTTTGTCCTAATCAATCCATTCACAAAGCTATAATTCAAAGATAGCATCATCGGTCAATGTGCACTGACACCATTCTCTGCGTTGAGCCCATACAGCACGCCTGCATATTTCTCTGTTGATCCAGCAAAGAACGAATCCTTGAGCTTCCAGAATGCACAAGATGTGACCAGGCTATCAGACCCTGCCTGGTGGGACTCTCCAACACGCTCCACATCAAGCAGCTCTGCAAGTTTGTTCAGCCCACCATGCAGGCTGTTGCAGAATTTCATGAGATGCTTGATGTCATAGACAGTGGGGAAATATATCTTCATCAGCTTAAAGAACCCGGCTTGCGTATCTGGTAGGCTGTTGCAGGTGAGGATCTTGAGCAGGTAGCCAAAGTCGTAACCGGCATGGAAGGTGACCCAGTAGACGGCGTCATTGAGCACGACGCCGGAGGACATGAGGAGCTCGGCGAACCGGCGAGCGTCGACACCGCGCTCAGCGTTGAGGCGGAAATTGATGCCGCTGTGGCGGAGCAGCTCGATGGAGTCGGTGGCGAAGATGTCGCGCGCGTCGTCGAACTCGCGGAAGTTGAACTGCCAgacgcagcggcggcggccggctccGAGGGCCGGCAGCTCGCCGGTGGGCCCCGAGAAGGTGAGCCCTAGCTGGATGAGGTGCAGCATGTCGACGTTGGCCTTGAGGGTGGCGTAGTTGTAGTCAGCCGGGGAGCGGAAGACCCCCACGGGGCGGCACACGATGCCCGGGAACTCGGTGTCCATGGCGACGAAGGGGAACTCGTCGACGACGTCGCGGATCAGCGCGAACTCCGCCTCCAGGTTGTCCGCCCACACCTCCCGGATCTccacctgctcctcctcctcctcctcctcctcctcgccaccgccgccgctgggctTGGAGATCACCGCGGCCGCGAGATCCGACATCGCCATGCCAGATTCCACCACGGCTTCTAGGGTTTGGTCGGATTGGGTGGGTGGGTGAGATCGAGCGAGAAGCCCTCTGGATTTCTAGACGGGGAAGGTGGGGGTGCGGTTCTGCCTCTATCGCGAATCCACGGCTGGGACCTGAGATCCACGCCGAATGGACGGCTAGGAATCAGCATCTCTGACCCAACTGCACATTCAAAATAGATCCAGACATTTGTTAATACTCCGTTCATAATTCTTGACACAATTATTTCTCTAAATGGTCGaaacgcgtctagatacatccataccTAAATAAATTTGCGTTAAGAATTACGAAACTAAAGAATACTCAGCAAAACGAGATCTGCTGCTAATAATGGCTTTTAATTTGCAAATTGTTAGTAATGACCCGTGTATTTCCATcaaaaaccaagaaaaaagggagtgaaaactgaagaaaaaagTGGATCCAGTTCCGGACACAGGTGTTCATGGCTTAATCACCGTGCTGGGTAAAATTTATAAATTTATAAACGCACCAATTTTGACCACTGGAGTAAttcctttctttgttttgtttttttagatgattcctttttttgtttcttctttgaaAGCTGCGACAAAATCTAAAACGAGGACATGCTCTCAACTATGTCACGGAGTTTGAAGATTGACAAAGTGACTACAAATGCTTTAGAACAGGATCAGAGTATTTGGAGTTTCACAGCCCTGGTTTCAACGTCAGGACTCAAGAGCTTCCAAGACACTGGTGCAAAAGTCCCTCCTTCCATGGAGACCTGAATAATGCAGAATCCAGAGGGCATTGTGAACTCTGAAATTGTAGATACCCTACCTCTTCTGACCTGGTAGATACCCTTCCTATTCTGACCTGTTAATGTTACACCGTAGATTTTAAGGCCTGCACAACCTGTTAACTCATGATGGCTCTGAAATGTTAAGAGACAAACAAGAGAGAGTTTCCAGCACAACTTCAAAATCCCACCGATTGCTACTACTAATAATTACCGGTACAGGTTGCAGAACATcccatccatgatccatcaaATGCCTCTAACTGACCAAGTTAGCATATCAACTTGTCTTCCAACAGCTAGTATGTTACTACTGGTACTGCTACTACAATACATACAGGATGGAGCCCAGGCTAGGCCTAAGGATTACACTAGTACACTACACTAGCATACATACAATACGGTTGCGAAGCGCATACACAAAGATGCGAATAGACGCGGTCACATGGCAGCAGACTCTCATATGCAAGCACTGAGTGAATAGAAATCGCACCCCAGATCGTCACCAAAGGAAATGTCGTCCTTCTCCTGCATATGAACCAGCAAAGGTTGTCGTTAGATGAATCTCCATCAATATGTGTTGCTTGCGATGAGCTTGTGATGAAGAGAAATGGTTCGTTGGTTTGCAGCCAGTGgagttttggttttgttttccAAGATGAATGATAAAGTAAAGGTGATATGAGAGTCCCCTTACCACTTTGATTATGGAATTGAGAAGACCGTCGAAACTGCAGGTGCTAGAACTAAGCTCGCTCTGCAGTCTTGGAATGCTCAAATCAGAGGCATTCCTTGGCATCTGCAGATCTTCTGAAAAGAGGGCATCGAGCTTGGTTTGTGGCACGACCACTGGAGCACTTGCACTTGTCTGTCCAGTCATTCTGGCACAATGGCTGCTGTTAATGCTGTCATTATTCGTCCTTTGGCTCATGGAATGATATGCTCCAAGTCCAAAATTACTGGTCAGTTGAGAAGAACTCCATACGAGCTTTGGATCAAGTAGACTGTCTCCACTCCTTTCATTTATCTTCTGTCTAAAACTGTTTCCACTCCCGAAGTTCAAGTACTTTTGATTGGTATCTGAAGGTGAAGGGCCACCAAAAGAGCTAGCTCCCACATTGGTATCTCTTGCTACTGCTGAGGATGTAGTACCACACAATCTAGTTGCACCATTATTGTTGAATGAACTGTTTGTTAGTAACCTGCTAGCAGAATATCCAGATAAAGGGGTAGCGCACTGCTGGGATACACGGGACTCCAACAGACCAGAAGAGGCTCCAACGGCACCTTCAAGATGTTCTAATCTTACAGAGGGAGCTCTAATTGATGGCTGGATGTCAACTTTGCCTTGTGTGAACTCCACAAGATCTTGAGGCAGCAATGGACTGCTTGTGACGCTTTGGAATATGCCAGGCGTACCATTAGCCTGGCCATTCACAGAAAGGATGGTGGACAGATCACCGGTTTCTTCATTGATAAACTTTTGTTGCAGTTGGGCCGGCCCTAGCGATGTCACCAAACCTTGTGCCAAATTCCCTTGCTGGTTCCCTCGTAAGCTAAGATGGTACTTATTTGCATCAACAATTGAATGGTTTGTTGTGCTACTGCCACTTGCAGTCTGAATAGACCTGGAAGAAGCCAGTCCCTGTATCACAAGCGCCGTTTGATTGTTTCTAGGACTATTTAGCAATCCATGAGCACTGAAAGATGGTAGTGCTGTGGGAGAGGTGAAAGCTTGATAACCCTGGAGTCCTTCGAAAGCACCCATCCGCAGAAAGTGGTCTTTACCTCCCAAAGAAGCAACGATGCCAGCTTGTTGTGATGCCACAGCACTTAACCGTCTGAGATAAAGCCTATATTTCTGCATGTACACCAAACGAAACAGTTAGACTTGAGAAGCAGGTTCTAGTGAGTATTTATGCTCATCTCATATTTAATTGTTCAAAAATGAGATCTAGTAGAGCAAATTTCTAGTTTCACATACATGTGCTTGCTGAATTTTGTTAAATGGTGTAGACAAGTgctacagaaagaaaagataaaagCCTTTTTCCACCTCCAGGAGGAAGCTTAGCCCTAGGACAGTAGGACTGCTCAGATGCAGGCACACATCTATACTGATGGTTGTAGTTTCCTTCTCAAATTGGCTATAGGTATGCATGTGTCTGGTTATGTGACGTGCAGTACATAAATTCTGTGTCTGCTGAGCCGTTAGAATTCAATATCAACGGTGTAGATATTTTAGCCTATATAGACGACCATGGCAGCATCTTGTCCTTTTGCTTTAATTATATTATagatacagaaaaaaaaaagtctgcCTTGCCTGTAGGTGACTAGCAACGTTTTCCCTGGTGAGCTTTTCAACATTCATGAGCTCAAGAATCCTTTTTGGCACAGCTTCTGCATAAACAAAAGAGAATAGTTTGTAACACAAGTGACTGTAAAAAAGCTTAATAGCAACACAAAAGGGAGGTACTGGTTAGTACTTACTGTCAATTCCAAGATGGTTAACAGCAGCGACAAATTTCCGATGCAGTTCCACTGACCAAACAACTCTTGGCCTCTTTGGAGCCGAAGGGTCATCGTCATCTTGACCATTGCTCTCCTCATCTTCACCTTCCTCCTCGCTATGGTaatccttcctcttcttgttgGGCCTCCCATTTTGGTCAGGTGACCCACATGTAACTTGGCTGTACACATAGCCAGAATCCGCATTTGGTGGCTTATTGCACTCTTCATAGGTATCAAGATTAACATAGTCAGGAGTACTGAATTTCCTCCTAACAACATGCTGCCAGATATTCCTAAGCTCTTCAATTCGAACAGGTTTTAGGAGATAGTCACAGGCACCATGAGTTATCCCCTTCATCACAGTTTTTGTCTCTCCATTCCCAGATAACACTGCATGGAAAATACTTGATTAGCATCAACATGTTCCCCTTTCCCAATTAAAATCCTACAAACTGCATGTCAGTGAGAATATATTCACTTGAAAGTGCCTCCTATAATCAACAAGATTAAGAATTGGATAGTTGTGAGATGGATACATTTTGAACTTTTTTACGGTAAAAGAAAGAGATAATTTTGG includes:
- the LOC100828698 gene encoding probable CCR4-associated factor 1 homolog 7, with the translated sequence MAMSDLAAAVISKPSGGGGEEEEEEEEEQVEIREVWADNLEAEFALIRDVVDEFPFVAMDTEFPGIVCRPVGVFRSPADYNYATLKANVDMLHLIQLGLTFSGPTGELPALGAGRRRCVWQFNFREFDDARDIFATDSIELLRHSGINFRLNAERGVDARRFAELLMSSGVVLNDAVYWVTFHAGYDFGYLLKILTCNSLPDTQAGFFKLMKIYFPTVYDIKHLMKFCNSLHGGLNKLAELLDVERVGESHQAGSDSLVTSCAFWKLKDSFFAGSTEKYAGVLYGLNAENGVSAH
- the LOC100828396 gene encoding pentatricopeptide repeat-containing protein At5g27460, whose amino-acid sequence is MAMAALARRSRLLLLPLLCRALRPNPKPLSSTAAPTTDPREGDLLPWRLLRLRSPRGSAVAAAIERWAQERGHVSRPDLRRAVSQLRRARRYDHALEILSWMDSRKDLNLSPLDHAARLDLIAKVHGTCHAEEYYKKLRNAACREAASFPLLHCYVAERNVQKAESFMASLQSIGLPVDPHSFNEMLKLYVATCQFEKALAVIDLMKRSNIPRNVLSYNLWMNACSVLGVASVQSVFKEMVNDGTVEVGWSTFCTLANIFIKHGLNSKALACLRTAETKLSPRQRLGYSFVMTCYARLDDSDGVMRLWEASKSVPGRIPSANYMSTIICSIKVGDIAQAEWIFGSWEAECGRKNDVRVSNVLLGAYVRNGWIEKAERLHLHMLEKGAHPNYKTWEILLEGFVQSRQMDKAVNAIKKALSLSKSCHWRPPLELVEAIATFFEEHGNVDDANRYIKVLQKFNLTSLPLYKSVLRAYIKADAVPPNISEMIARDQIIMDEEMDRLIIRANKLDITGSG
- the LOC100829000 gene encoding two-component response regulator ORR23: MRPEEMRGVAARGRDQFPVGMRVLAVDDDPVCLKVLETLLRRCQYHVTATNQAVIALRMLRENRDMFDLVISDVHMPDMDGFKLLELVGLEMDLPVIMLSGNGETKTVMKGITHGACDYLLKPVRIEELRNIWQHVVRRKFSTPDYVNLDTYEECNKPPNADSGYVYSQVTCGSPDQNGRPNKKRKDYHSEEEGEDEESNGQDDDDPSAPKRPRVVWSVELHRKFVAAVNHLGIDKAVPKRILELMNVEKLTRENVASHLQKYRLYLRRLSAVASQQAGIVASLGGKDHFLRMGAFEGLQGYQAFTSPTALPSFSAHGLLNSPRNNQTALVIQGLASSRSIQTASGSSTTNHSIVDANKYHLSLRGNQQGNLAQGLVTSLGPAQLQQKFINEETGDLSTILSVNGQANGTPGIFQSVTSSPLLPQDLVEFTQGKVDIQPSIRAPSVRLEHLEGAVGASSGLLESRVSQQCATPLSGYSASRLLTNSSFNNNGATRLCGTTSSAVARDTNVGASSFGGPSPSDTNQKYLNFGSGNSFRQKINERSGDSLLDPKLVWSSSQLTSNFGLGAYHSMSQRTNNDSINSSHCARMTGQTSASAPVVVPQTKLDALFSEDLQMPRNASDLSIPRLQSELSSSTCSFDGLLNSIIKVEKDDISFGDDLGCDFYSLSACI